One window of Cupriavidus oxalaticus genomic DNA carries:
- a CDS encoding J domain-containing protein, protein MTTLYATLGVQADATLDEIKLAYRRAAMKWHPDRNLGREAEAHAAFQEIRDAYAILSDAEQRQIYDEVFEREMRRWQAEQEAHEEQERAAQREAQRAAQEQYEKMVTIAMRFADDGHNRDVLFGVLLGRDCEAELAARIADSVSALQASRQASAAAAQAPEPEAAAASGHDAPERHRRHPGAFDSFWHGLFGVRS, encoded by the coding sequence ATGACGACCCTCTACGCGACACTAGGCGTGCAAGCCGACGCCACCCTTGACGAGATCAAGCTGGCGTACCGGCGCGCCGCAATGAAATGGCACCCGGACCGCAACCTCGGCCGCGAGGCCGAGGCGCACGCGGCCTTCCAGGAAATCCGCGACGCCTACGCGATCCTGTCCGACGCCGAACAGCGCCAGATCTACGACGAAGTGTTCGAGCGCGAGATGCGCCGCTGGCAGGCGGAGCAGGAAGCACACGAAGAGCAGGAACGCGCCGCGCAGCGCGAGGCCCAGCGCGCGGCGCAGGAACAGTACGAGAAGATGGTCACCATCGCCATGCGCTTTGCCGATGACGGCCACAACCGCGATGTCCTGTTTGGCGTGCTGCTCGGCCGCGATTGCGAGGCGGAGCTGGCGGCCCGCATCGCCGACAGCGTTTCGGCCTTGCAGGCATCGCGGCAGGCAAGCGCGGCTGCCGCGCAGGCGCCGGAACCCGAGGCAGCGGCGGCGTCAGGGCACGATGCCCCGGAGCGCCACAGGCGCCATCCCGGCGCCTTCGATTCGTTCTGGCACGGCCTGTTCGGCGTTCGCTCGTAG